The nucleotide window TGGTAACGAACACCTGGCAAGTCTTTTACACGACCGCCGCGGATCAGTACCACGCTGTGCTCTTGCAGGTTGTGGCCTTCACCGCCGATGTACGAGGAAACCTCGAAACCGTTGGTCAGACGCACACGGCATACTTTACGCAGTGCCGAGTTAGGTTTTTTCGGCGTGGTGGTATACACACGGGTGCATACGCCACGACGTTGCGGGCAGTTCTGCAGCGCAGGTACGTCGGATTTCTCGACGATACGCTTACGCGGCTGACGTACCAGCTGGTTGATAGTTGCCATCTACTAGCTCCACTGTTGTCTTGCGACGCTATTGTCTTACAAGAAAAGCAAAATGGCAGGAACGAATTCCCGCCAAATTTAGGGGATCAAGAGTCTAAAGAGGATCTTGTCCCCAGTCAAGGCAAGGCCCCGACCTCCTCGCTCACCGGATCTCGACAATTTGTCTCGATCCGGCGAATGAGGCGACCAGGGCCAGGCACTTAATTACTGCAGAACTCAGTTACCGCTCGAGTTCAACGCTTCGGTCAGTGCAGCTTCCACTTCACTGGCGCTTACGCGCAACGGCTTGTCTGCATCACGGCGACGCTTGCGCTCGCTGTGATAGGCCAAACCGGTACCAGCCGGGATCAGACGACCCACGACCACGTTTTCCTTCAGGCCGCGCAGGTAATCGCGCTTGCCGGTGACTGCCGCTTCGGTCAGTACCCGGGTGGTTTCCTGGAAGGAAGCCGCCGAGATGAACGATTCGGTGGACAACGACGCCTTGGTGATACCCAGCAGAACGCGGGTGAACTTGGCGACAAACTTGTCTTCCGCGCTCAGACGCTCGTTCTCTACCAGTACGTGAGTCAGCTCCATCTGGTCGCCCTTGATGAAACTGGAATCGCCGGACTCGGAGATCTCAACTTTACGCAGCATCTGACGCAGGATGGTCTCGATGTGCTTGTCGTTGATCTTCACGCCTTGCAGACGGTAAACGTCCTGGATTTCGTTCACGATGTACTTGGCCAGCGCACTCACACCCAGCAGACGCAGGATATCGTGTGGATCGCTCGGGCCGTCGGAGATAACTTCGCCGCGGTTTACCTGTTCGCCTTCGAAGACGTTCAGGTGACGCCACTTCGGAATCAGCTCTTCATACGGATCGCTACCGTCGTTCGGGGTGATAACCAGACGGCGCTTGCCCTTGGTCTCTTTACCGAACGCGATGGTGCCGCTGACTTCAGCCAGGATCGAAGCTTCTTTCGGACGACGGGCTTCGAACAGGTCGGCAACACGCGGCAGACCACCGGTGATGTCGCGAGTTTTCGAAGTTTCTTGCGGGATACGAGCGATAACATCACCGATCGCGATCCGCGCACCGTCCGCCACACCGACCAGGGCGTTGGCTGGCAGGAAGTACTGAGCGATTACGTCAGTGCCTGGCAGCAACAGATCCTTGCCGTTGTCGTCGACCATCTTCACGGCTGGACGGATGTCCTTGCCGGCAGCTGGACGATCTTTGGCGTCGAGTACTTCAATGTTGGTCATACCGGTCAATTCGTCGGTCTGACGCTTGATCGTGATGCCTTCTTCCATGCCCACGTAGGTCACGGTACCTTTCATCTCGGTGACGATCGGGTGAGTGTGCGGATCCCACTTGGCCACGATTGCACCAGCTTCGACCTTGTCACCTTCCTTCACCGAAATCACAGCACCGTAAGGCAGCTTGTAACGCTCGCGCTCACGACCGAAGTCGTCCGCGATCGCCAGCTCACCGGAACGGGATACCGCCACCAGGTGACCGTCCACTCGCTCAACGTGCTTCAGGTTGTGCAGACGGACAGTACCGCCATTCTTCACCTGAACGCTGTCGGCCGCGGAGGTCCGGCTTGCCGCACCACCGATGTGGAACGTACGCATCGTCAGCTGGGTACCCGGTTCACCGATGGACTGGGCAGCGATAACGCCGACCGCTTCACCGATGTTCACCTGATGACCGCGAGCCAGGTCGCGACCGTAGCACTTGGCGCAGATGCCGTAGCGGGTTTCGCAACTGATCGGAGAACGCACGATCACTTCGTCGATGCTGTTGAGCTCGATGAACTCGACCCACTTCTCGTCAACCAGAGTGCCAGCAGGAACGATCACGTCCTCGGTACCCGGCTTGAAGACGTCACGGGCAATGACACGGCCCAGTACGCGCTCACCCAACGGCTCGACAACGTCACCGCCTTCAATATGCGGTGTCATCAGCAGGCCATGTTCGGTGCCGCAATCGATCTCGGTCACGACCAGATCCTGCGCCACGTCTACCAGACGACGGGTCAGGTAACCGGAGTTCGCCGTTTTCAACGCGGTATCCGCAAGACCCTTACGAGCACCGTGCGTGGAGATGAAGTACTGGAGTACGCTCAAACCTTCACGGAAGTTCGCTGTAATCGGGGTCTCGATGATGGAGCCGTCCGGCTTGGCCATCAGGCCACGCATACCGGCGAGCTGACGGATCTGCGCAGCAGAACCCCGTGCGCCCGAGTCGGCCATCATGTACATCGAGTTGAAGGACTCCTGGTCGACTTCATCGCCATGACGGTCGATGACTTTCTCTTTCGAGAGGTTGGCCATCATCGCCTTGGAGACTTCGTCGTTCGCCTTGGACCAGAGGTCGATTACCTTGTTGTACTTCTCGCCCTGGGTTACCAGGCCTGAGGCGTACTGACTTTCGATCTCTTTCACTTCTTCGGTAGCGGCACCGATGATGCGGGCTTTTTCATCCGGGATAACGAAGTCGTTAACACCGATGGAAACACCGGAGATGGTCGAATAGGCAAAACCGGTGTACATCAACTGGTCAGCGAAGATCACGGTCTCTTTCAGACCAACCACGCGATAGCACTGGTTGATCAGCTTGGAGATCGCCTTTTTCTTCATCGGCAGGTTGACGACGTCGAAGGACAGACCTTTCGGCACCACCTGGAACAACAGCGCACGGCCGACGGTCGTGTCGACGATACGGGTGTTGGTCACGCTGTTGCCGTCACGATCGTTAACGGTTTCGTTGATCCGCACCTTGACCTTGGCGTGCAGTGCGGCTTCGCCGGCACGGAACACACGGTCAACTTCCTGCAGATCCGCGAACACACGACCTTCGCCCTTGGCGTTGATCGCTTCACGAGTCATGTAGTACAGACCCAATACAACGTCCTGCGACGGAACGATGATCGGCTCACCGTTGGCTGGCGACAGGATGTTGTTGGTGGACATCATCAACGCGCGCGCTTCGAGCTGGGCTTCCAGCGTCAGCGGTACGTGCACGGCCATTTGGTCGCCGTCGAAGTCGGCGTTGTACGCAGCACAGACCAGCGGGTGCAGCTGGATAGCCTTACCTTCGATCAGTACCGGTTCAAACGCCTGGATACCCAGACGGTGAAGGGTCGGTGCACGGTTGAGCAGTACCGGGTGTTCGCGAATCACTTCGGCGAGAACGTCCCAGACCTCTGGCAGTTCGCGCTCGACCATCTTCTTCGCAGCCTTGATGGTGGTCGCCAGACCACGCATTTCCAGCTTGCCGAAAATGAACGGCTTGAACAGCTCCAGAGCCATCTTCTTAGGCAGACCGCACTGGTGCAGACGCAGGGTCGGACCTACGGTAATTACCGAACGACCGGAGTAGTCAACGCGCTTACCGAGCAAGTTCTGACGGAAACGACCCTGCTTACCCTTGATCATGTCAGCCAGGGATTTCAGAGGACGCTTGTTGGAGCCGGTGATAGCGCGGCCACGACGACCGTTGTCGAGCAGTGCGTCGACCGCTTCCTGCAACATACGCTTTTCGTTGCGCACGATGATGTCCGGAGCGGACAGGTCGAGCAGGCGCTTCAAGCGGTTGTTACGGTTGATCACCCGACGATACAGATCGTTGAGGTCGGAAGTCGCGAAACGACCGCCATCGAGCGGAACCAGTGGACGCAGGTCTGGCGGTAGAACCGGCAGAACGGTCAGCACCATCCACTCTGGCAAGTTGCCGGAACCCTGGAAGGCCTCCATCAACTTCAGACGCTTGGACAGCTTCTTGATCTTGGTTTCGGAGTTGGTTTGCGGAATTTCTTCACGCAGACGGCCAATCTCGTGTTCCAGGTCGATCGCGTGCAGCAGTTCGCGGACAGCTTCGGCACCCATGCGGGCATCGAAATCGTCGCCGAATTCTTCCAACGCTTCGAAATACTGCTCGTCGTTCAGCAGCTGACCTTTTTCAAGGGTGGTCATGCCTGGATCGATAACGACATAGCTCTCGAAGTAGAGAACGCGCTCGATATCACGCAGGGTCATGTCCATCAGCAGGCCGATACGGGACGGCAGCGATTTCAGGAACCAGATGTGGGCAACCGGCGACGCCAGCTCGATGTGCGCCATGCGCTCACGACGAACTTTTGCCAGTGCAACTTCAACGCCGCACTTCTCGCAGATCACACCACGATGCTTCAAGCGCTTGTACTTACCGCACAGGCACTCGTAATCCTTTACCGGGCCAAAGATCTTGGCGCAGAACAGGCCGTCACGCTCAGGTTTGAACGTACGGTAGTTAATGGTTTCCGGCTTTTTCACTTCACCGAACGACCACGAACGGATCATCTCAGGCGAGGCCAATCCGATACGGATGGCGTCGAACTCTTCGACTTGACCCTGGTTTTTCAGCAAATTCAGTAGGTCTTTCAAGGCCTTTCCTCCTGGCGGAGCAGAGAGCGGGCAGGACAGCCCCGCTCTCGATTCGCGTCACGTGTTATTCGGTTTCCAGATCGATATCGATGCCGAGGGAACGAATTTCCTTGATCAACACGTTGAAGGACTCGGGCATGCCCGGCTCCATACGGTGATCGCCGTCCACGATGTTTTTGTACATCTTGGTCCGACCGTTCACATCGTCCGACTTCACTGTGAGCATTTCTTGCAGAGTGTATGCGGCACCGTACGCTTCCAGTGCCCAGACCTCCATCTCCCCGAAACGCTGACCACCGAACTGTGCCTTACCACCCAACGGCTGCTGGGTAACCAGGCTGTAAGAACCGGTAGAACGAGCGTGCATCTTGTCGTCCACCAAGTGGTTCAGCTTCAGCATGTACATGTAGCCAACGGTAACCGGACGCTCGAACTTGTTGCCGGTACGACCATCGAACAGTTGCATCTGGCCGCTTTCCGGCAGGTCCGCCAGTTTCAGCATGGCCTTGATTTCAACTTCCTTGGCACCGTCGAACACCGGAGTGGCCATTGGAACGCCGCCCTTGAGGTTCTTCGCCAGATCCAGGATTTCCTGGTCGGAGAAGCTGTCGAGCTCTTCGTTACGACCGCCGATCTCGTTGTAGATCTCGTGCAGGAACTTGCGCAGGTCAGCGACCTTGCGCTGCTCTTCGAGCATGCGGTTGATCTTCTCGCCCAAGCCCTTGGCCGCGAGGCCCAGGTGGGTTTCAAGGATCTGACCAACGTTCATACGCGAAGGTACGCCCAGCGGGTTGAGAACGACGTCGACCGGAGTACCGTTGGCATCGTGCGGCATGTCTTCAACCGGCATGATCACGGAGACCACACCCTTGTTACCGTGACGACCGGCCATCTTGTCGCCCGGCTGGATGCGACGACGGATTGCCAGGTAGACCTTGACGATCTTCAGTACGCCCGGAGCCAGGTCATCGCCCTGCTGCAGCTTGCGCTTCTTGTCTTCGAACTTGTCGTCCAGCAGACGACGGCGATCAACGATATAAGCCTGAGCTTTCTCGAGCTGCTCGTTCAACGCGTCCTCAGCCATGCGCAGCTTGAACCACTGGCCATGCTCAAGACCGTCGAGAACTTCGTCGGTGATTTCCTGACCTTTCTTCAGGCCGGCGCCGCCTTCAGCCTTGTGGCCAACCAGCGCTGCGCGCAGACGTTCGAAAGTTGCGCCTTCAACGATACGGAACTCTTCGTTCAGGTCCTTGCGGATCTCGTCGAGCTGAGTCTTCTCGATGGACAGTGCACGGGCATCACGCTCAACGCCGTCGCGAGTGAAGACCTGTACGTCGATGACAGTACCCTTGGTGCCAGTAG belongs to Pseudomonas sp. B21-028 and includes:
- the rpsL gene encoding 30S ribosomal protein S12; this encodes MATINQLVRQPRKRIVEKSDVPALQNCPQRRGVCTRVYTTTPKKPNSALRKVCRVRLTNGFEVSSYIGGEGHNLQEHSVVLIRGGRVKDLPGVRYHTVRGSLDTSGVKGRNQGRSKYGTKRPK
- the rpoC gene encoding DNA-directed RNA polymerase subunit beta' — protein: MKDLLNLLKNQGQVEEFDAIRIGLASPEMIRSWSFGEVKKPETINYRTFKPERDGLFCAKIFGPVKDYECLCGKYKRLKHRGVICEKCGVEVALAKVRRERMAHIELASPVAHIWFLKSLPSRIGLLMDMTLRDIERVLYFESYVVIDPGMTTLEKGQLLNDEQYFEALEEFGDDFDARMGAEAVRELLHAIDLEHEIGRLREEIPQTNSETKIKKLSKRLKLMEAFQGSGNLPEWMVLTVLPVLPPDLRPLVPLDGGRFATSDLNDLYRRVINRNNRLKRLLDLSAPDIIVRNEKRMLQEAVDALLDNGRRGRAITGSNKRPLKSLADMIKGKQGRFRQNLLGKRVDYSGRSVITVGPTLRLHQCGLPKKMALELFKPFIFGKLEMRGLATTIKAAKKMVERELPEVWDVLAEVIREHPVLLNRAPTLHRLGIQAFEPVLIEGKAIQLHPLVCAAYNADFDGDQMAVHVPLTLEAQLEARALMMSTNNILSPANGEPIIVPSQDVVLGLYYMTREAINAKGEGRVFADLQEVDRVFRAGEAALHAKVKVRINETVNDRDGNSVTNTRIVDTTVGRALLFQVVPKGLSFDVVNLPMKKKAISKLINQCYRVVGLKETVIFADQLMYTGFAYSTISGVSIGVNDFVIPDEKARIIGAATEEVKEIESQYASGLVTQGEKYNKVIDLWSKANDEVSKAMMANLSKEKVIDRHGDEVDQESFNSMYMMADSGARGSAAQIRQLAGMRGLMAKPDGSIIETPITANFREGLSVLQYFISTHGARKGLADTALKTANSGYLTRRLVDVAQDLVVTEIDCGTEHGLLMTPHIEGGDVVEPLGERVLGRVIARDVFKPGTEDVIVPAGTLVDEKWVEFIELNSIDEVIVRSPISCETRYGICAKCYGRDLARGHQVNIGEAVGVIAAQSIGEPGTQLTMRTFHIGGAASRTSAADSVQVKNGGTVRLHNLKHVERVDGHLVAVSRSGELAIADDFGRERERYKLPYGAVISVKEGDKVEAGAIVAKWDPHTHPIVTEMKGTVTYVGMEEGITIKRQTDELTGMTNIEVLDAKDRPAAGKDIRPAVKMVDDNGKDLLLPGTDVIAQYFLPANALVGVADGARIAIGDVIARIPQETSKTRDITGGLPRVADLFEARRPKEASILAEVSGTIAFGKETKGKRRLVITPNDGSDPYEELIPKWRHLNVFEGEQVNRGEVISDGPSDPHDILRLLGVSALAKYIVNEIQDVYRLQGVKINDKHIETILRQMLRKVEISESGDSSFIKGDQMELTHVLVENERLSAEDKFVAKFTRVLLGITKASLSTESFISAASFQETTRVLTEAAVTGKRDYLRGLKENVVVGRLIPAGTGLAYHSERKRRRDADKPLRVSASEVEAALTEALNSSGN